A portion of the Corticium candelabrum chromosome 5, ooCorCand1.1, whole genome shotgun sequence genome contains these proteins:
- the LOC134180092 gene encoding zinc finger MYND domain-containing protein 10-like isoform X1, whose product MAAESEFVLLPSEAESYVENLQCFEIKEIGSSRWMVQHEHIEKLHMQAVVSASRNEDEFVKEFLISHQKVTTLVWELLTIELWKSHVFTRLMKMSVDHEPEQTFPCYVVLYHEVTLAGLLEIVLYHQAACEVADDVMLDVADFCCRKITFLISKQAKGVNLYEETELDAVTGTSATGRQELKRQYKQIQFQVTVKAVSILKYIIDHLNSLPLSIMTHLLNKNDMICCFVELIENPPWTARKKDGHSVKFINGKWQKIEDGELMKLTKLEGQVWLSLFCLLMNPDCQRKYEFNSHNKTVVLKIRGRLLEVIVDQLPCLNDLQRYLEHLAFMEPPAVKKEVVLEQVPEMRERLLTDHKDKWRAIAELHATTILFPSRDDVQRYAQSLASTYSLDILEKYVCDSPKCALCGQEASKRCSRCQNEWYCGRECQVKHWTKHKIACNMMTDMK is encoded by the exons ATGGATGGTTCAACATGAACACATTGAGAAGCTGCACATGCAG GCTGTAGTGAGTGCCTCTCGCAATGAAGACGAATTTGTCAAAGAATTTCTCATTTCACATCAGAAG GTCACTACACTAGTGTGGGAACTGCTGACAATTGAATTATGGAAATCTCACGTGTTTACTCGCTTGATGAAAATGTCTGTTGATCATGAACCTGAGCAGACATTTCCTTGCTATGTTGTG CTGTATCATGAGGTAACTCTTGCAGGACTGCTAGAGATTGTTTTGTACCATCAG GCAGCATGCGAAGTGGCCGACGATGTGATGCTTGATGTGGCAGACTTTTGCTGCAGAAAAATAACATTTTTAATATCCAA GCAGGCCAAGGGTGTCAATCTGTATGAAGAAACTGAACTTGATGCAGTAACAGGTACATCTGCTACAGGACGGCAG gAGCTGAAACGTCAGTATAAACAGATACAATTTCAAGTTACAGTGAAAGCTGTTTCAATACTTAAATATATCATAGATCATCTGAACAG TCTTCCTCTCAGTATCATGACTCATCTTCTTAACAAAAATG ATATGatatgttgttttgttgaaCTCATTGAGAATCCTCCATGGACAGCAAGGAAAAAGGATGGTCACAGTGTGAAGTTTATCAATGGAAAGTGgcaaaaaattgaagacgGCGAGTTAATGAAACTCACCAAACTGGAAGGCCAA GTGTGGCTGTCTCTTTTCTGTCTTCTTATGAATCCTGATTGTCAGAGAAAATACGAGTTTAACTCACACAACAAGACCGTTGTGTTGAAG ATCCGTGGTCGTCTGCTGGAAGTGATTGTTGACCAGCTGCCATGCTTGAATGACCTTCAACGCTACCTTGAGCATCTTGCTTTTATGGAGCCTCCAGCTGTGAAGAAAGAAGTGGTTTTAGAACAA GTTCCTGAAATGAGAGAACGTCTTTTGACTGACCATAAAGACAAGTGGAGAGCAATTGCTGAACTTCATGCCACTACCATTCTATTTCCATCAAGAGACGATGTGCAAAGATATGCACAAAG TTTAGCTTCAACATACAGCCTTGATATTCTGGAGAAATATGTTTGTGATTCTCCTAAGTGTGCATTGTGTGGACAGGAAGCTTCCAAGCGTTGCTCTCGTTGTCAAAATGAATGGTACTGTGGAAG GGAGTGTCAAGTAAAGCATTGGACAAAACATAAAATTGCATGTAATATGATGACAGATATGAAGTAG
- the LOC134180094 gene encoding small ribosomal subunit protein uS10-like → MQRLQILGLFRKIGNTKWLPLADDVRMRCFYLLQCGGNFRIRLSPLMRKFTTAVNPLPVMEDEVKERREIDISDADERLYNHINVKVKGFDYAVLDSYTQFVMKAGRMLGISMSGKVNLPTRVQKFTVLKSPFVHKKHRVQYEMRIHSRLLQVRWSKVEMFDTKIKMD, encoded by the exons ATGCAGCGTTTGCAAATTTTAGGATTGTTTAGGAAG atAGGAAATACGAAGTGGTTGCCACTTGCAGATGACGTGCGCATGCGCTGTTTCTATTTGCTACAATGTGGCGGAAACTTTCGTATTCGCTTATCTCCTTTGATGAGAAAGTTTACGACTGCTGTAAAT CCTTTGCCTGTTATGGAAGATGAGGTCAAGGAGAGACGTGAAATTGATATATCAGACGCTGATGAACGCTTGTATAATCACATCAACGTGAAA GTAAAGGGGTTTGACTATGCTGTATTAGACAGTTATACACAGTTTGTAATGAAAGCAGGTCGTATGCTTGGAATAAGCATGTCTGGCAA GGTTAATCTTCCAACTCGAGTACAAAAGTTTACCGTCCTGAAGTCACCATTTGTACACAAGAAACATCGTGTTCAATATGAGATGAGAATACACTCGAGATTACTGCAGGTGAGATGGTCTAAAGTTGAAATGTTCGACACAAAAATAAAGATGGACTGA
- the LOC134180092 gene encoding zinc finger MYND domain-containing protein 10-like isoform X2, which yields MVQHEHIEKLHMQAVVSASRNEDEFVKEFLISHQKVTTLVWELLTIELWKSHVFTRLMKMSVDHEPEQTFPCYVVLYHEVTLAGLLEIVLYHQAACEVADDVMLDVADFCCRKITFLISKQAKGVNLYEETELDAVTGTSATGRQELKRQYKQIQFQVTVKAVSILKYIIDHLNSLPLSIMTHLLNKNDMICCFVELIENPPWTARKKDGHSVKFINGKWQKIEDGELMKLTKLEGQVWLSLFCLLMNPDCQRKYEFNSHNKTVVLKIRGRLLEVIVDQLPCLNDLQRYLEHLAFMEPPAVKKEVVLEQVPEMRERLLTDHKDKWRAIAELHATTILFPSRDDVQRYAQSLASTYSLDILEKYVCDSPKCALCGQEASKRCSRCQNEWYCGRECQVKHWTKHKIACNMMTDMK from the exons ATGGTTCAACATGAACACATTGAGAAGCTGCACATGCAG GCTGTAGTGAGTGCCTCTCGCAATGAAGACGAATTTGTCAAAGAATTTCTCATTTCACATCAGAAG GTCACTACACTAGTGTGGGAACTGCTGACAATTGAATTATGGAAATCTCACGTGTTTACTCGCTTGATGAAAATGTCTGTTGATCATGAACCTGAGCAGACATTTCCTTGCTATGTTGTG CTGTATCATGAGGTAACTCTTGCAGGACTGCTAGAGATTGTTTTGTACCATCAG GCAGCATGCGAAGTGGCCGACGATGTGATGCTTGATGTGGCAGACTTTTGCTGCAGAAAAATAACATTTTTAATATCCAA GCAGGCCAAGGGTGTCAATCTGTATGAAGAAACTGAACTTGATGCAGTAACAGGTACATCTGCTACAGGACGGCAG gAGCTGAAACGTCAGTATAAACAGATACAATTTCAAGTTACAGTGAAAGCTGTTTCAATACTTAAATATATCATAGATCATCTGAACAG TCTTCCTCTCAGTATCATGACTCATCTTCTTAACAAAAATG ATATGatatgttgttttgttgaaCTCATTGAGAATCCTCCATGGACAGCAAGGAAAAAGGATGGTCACAGTGTGAAGTTTATCAATGGAAAGTGgcaaaaaattgaagacgGCGAGTTAATGAAACTCACCAAACTGGAAGGCCAA GTGTGGCTGTCTCTTTTCTGTCTTCTTATGAATCCTGATTGTCAGAGAAAATACGAGTTTAACTCACACAACAAGACCGTTGTGTTGAAG ATCCGTGGTCGTCTGCTGGAAGTGATTGTTGACCAGCTGCCATGCTTGAATGACCTTCAACGCTACCTTGAGCATCTTGCTTTTATGGAGCCTCCAGCTGTGAAGAAAGAAGTGGTTTTAGAACAA GTTCCTGAAATGAGAGAACGTCTTTTGACTGACCATAAAGACAAGTGGAGAGCAATTGCTGAACTTCATGCCACTACCATTCTATTTCCATCAAGAGACGATGTGCAAAGATATGCACAAAG TTTAGCTTCAACATACAGCCTTGATATTCTGGAGAAATATGTTTGTGATTCTCCTAAGTGTGCATTGTGTGGACAGGAAGCTTCCAAGCGTTGCTCTCGTTGTCAAAATGAATGGTACTGTGGAAG GGAGTGTCAAGTAAAGCATTGGACAAAACATAAAATTGCATGTAATATGATGACAGATATGAAGTAG
- the LOC134179878 gene encoding dynein axonemal assembly factor 10-like → MDLLQKPQLITHAHKSLNFTLYDTRWIPHSARFVVLGSHPRGTGALQIYELTRGDANILKEAEKRSPFKCGTFGAGTIQERHLATGDFAGHMMVWDLEKVDMPVYSVKSHSEIVNSIDGCGGLGIGGGAPEIVTGSRDGSVKVWDVRQKDDPVACMEPAEGEQRRDCWTVAFGNSYNNSERCVAAGYDNGDIKMFDLRTMSLRWEENVKNGVCSLEFDRKDIRMNKLVATSLGAKFYVFDTRTQHPKKGFPCLTEKAHKSTIWCVRHLPQNRDIFMTTGGNGTLNLWKYSYPEKRVKTDGDGVSEGVVGSLDMLQNATITTQPISSFDWNADKEGLCVFTSFDQCFRVLIATKLNIV, encoded by the exons ATGGACCTGTTGCAGAAACCACAGCTTATCACTCACGCTCACAAGTCGCTGAATTTCACGCTTTACGACACGCGGTGGATACCTCACAGTGCCAGGTTTGTTGTGCTTGGTTCTCATCCTCGTGGAACGGGAGCTCTACAGATCTACGAACTAACACGAGGAGATGCGAACATTTTGAAAGAA GCTGAAAAACGGTCGCCATTCAAATGCGGCACATTTGGCGCGGGAACTATTCAAGAACGTCATCTAGCAACGGGAGATTTTGCTGGTCACATGATGGTGTG GGACTTGGAGAAAGTGGATATGCCAGTGTATTCTGTGAAGAGTCATTCAGAGATTGTGAATTCAATTGACGGATGTGGAGGGTTGGGGATTGGAGGAGGAGCACCGGAAATAGTGACAGGAAGCagagatg GATCAGTGAAAGTATGGGATGTCAGACAGAAAGACGATCCAGTTGCTTGCATGGAACCAGCAGAAGGCGAACAGCGAAGAGACTGTTGGACAGTAGCATTTG GAAATTCATATAACAATTCTGAGCGTTGTGTTGCTGCTGGCTATGATAACGGAGACATCAAGATGTTTGATCTTCGCACAATGTCCCTACGATGGGAGGAGAATGTCAAGAATGGA GTATGTTCTCTTGAGTTTGATCGTAAAGACATTCGTATGAACAAACTAGTTGCCACGTCATTGGGCGCCAAGTTTTATGTATTTGACACTCGAACTCAACATCCGAAGAAAGGCTTCCCATGTCTTACAGAAAAG GCTCATAAATCAACTATTTGGTGTGTCAGACATCTTCCTCAAAATAGAGACATTTTCATGACAACAGGAGGAAATGGGACACTCAATCTATGGAAATA tTCGTATCCTGAAAAGAGAGTGAAAACGGACGGCGATGGAGTGTCAGAGGGTGTCGTTGGTTCTCTTGACATGCTGCAGAACGCGACGATCACTACACAACCAATCAGCAGCTTTGATTGGAATGCAGACAAA gagggattgtgtgtgttcacatCGTTTGATCAATGCTTCAGAGTTCTGATCGCTACGAAACTCAACATTGTATAG
- the LOC134180093 gene encoding uncharacterized protein LOC134180093 has product MTEYPRKLQHRLTVDASHKRSEEVIKSMNSERHVARIRSLHGKGAGAWLEVIPTSDKNALKPNEFRVASCMRLGAGLPFSRLLKTCDCGTELDREGYHLLTCKYGGGPVWTHNSIVSAWSDCLSDLLIPHQIEPRQRFVDNENRPDITLYDTDTGITKECDVSIAHPWSKDIIKGAAREGGHAAAKREAAKSKKYSEESLADGSKPIVVPLVFEHFGRWGLKADELMNELGKKARGFDGRRIAVEFKTFWRKRLSITLQKCNSRVILRKLSRLSVRSLGDDSVLGVDRDIQCFTH; this is encoded by the coding sequence ATGACAGAATACCCtagaaaattgcaacatcgCCTGACGGTAGACGCTTCTCATAAACGATCAGAAGAAGTTATCAAAAGCATGAACTCAGAGAGACATGTTGCAAGGATCAGGTCCTTACacggaaaaggagctggagcatggctagagGTAATACCAACTTCAGACAAGAACGCACTGAAGCCGAATGAATTTCGTGTAGCGTCTTGTATGAGGTTGGGTGCTGGTTTGCCTTTCAGCCGGCTGCTtaagacgtgtgactgtggaactGAGCTGGATCGCGAGGGCTACCACCTtttgacatgtaaatatggaggtggacctgtgtggacgCATAACTCCATAGTGTCTGCATGGAGTGATTGCCTAAGCGATTTACTCATTCCCCATCAAATAGAACCGAGACAGCGATTTGTAGACAACGAAAACCGGCCTGACATCACGCTTTACGACACTGACACTGGGATcacaaaagaatgtgatgtttcgatagctcacccttggagcaaagacattattaaaggtgcagccagagaaggtggccatgcagcagctaaacgagaggcagcaaagtcaaaaaaatactcagaggaatcgcttgcggatggatcgaagcctatagttgtcccactcgtctttgaacacttcggcagatggggcttaaaggctgacgagctgatgaatgaactggggaagaaggcgagaggctttgatggaagaagaattgcggtagagtttaaaaccttctggaggaaaagactgtctattactcttcaaaaatgcaacagcagagtgattttgcggaagctgtcaaggctttctgtgcgctcattaggagatgacagtgttttgggagtagatagagacattcagtgttttactcattag
- the LOC134180569 gene encoding malate dehydrogenase, cytoplasmic-like, which produces MSEHLRVCITGAAGQIAYSLLHPIANGDVFGKDRPLTLLLLDIPQMMEVLKGVVMEMMDCSLPLLKDVIATADPNVAFKGIDVAILVGAMPRREGMQRKDLLKANAGIFTAQGKALDAHAKKSVKVLVVGNPANTNCMIAMLNAPSIPRKNFTALTRLDQNRAQAQVAARLKARCDLVHNVIIWGNHSGTQYVDPTHAHVITDQGKQDVCSAIKDDAWIQGEFLVTVQKRGAAVIAARKLSSAMSAAKAICDHMRDWFYGTKPP; this is translated from the exons ATG agcGAACATCTACGTGTTTGTATTACCGGAGCTGCTGGACAGATCGCTTACTCGCTTTTACATCCTATCGCTAACGGAGATGTCTTCGGCAAGGACCGG CCTCTTACTTTACTATTGCTGGATATTCCACAAATGATGGAAGTTTTGAAAGGAGTGGTGATGGAGATGATGGATTGTTCGCTGCCTCTACTAAAAG ATGTtattgcaactgctgaccccaATGTTGCATTCAAAGGCATTGACGTTGCCATTTTAGTTGGAGCGATGCCGAGGAGGGAAGGAATGCAACGGAAGGACTTACTGAAAGCAAATGCTGGCATCTTTACAGCACAAGGAAAGGCTTTAGATGCACATGCAAAAAAATCAGTAAAG GTTCTTGTTGTTGGTAATCCGGCCAATACCAACTGCATGATTGCGATGTTGAATGCTCCATCTATCCCTCGCAAGAACTTCACTGCACTCACTCGTCTCGACCAGAACAGAGCTCAAGCTCAA GTTGCTGCTCGTTTGAAAGCAAGATGTGATTTAGTGCATAATGTGATCATATGGGGCAACCATTCGGGCACTCAGTATGTCGACCCGACTCATGCCCATGTGATCACTGACCAAGGAAAGCAGGATGTGTGTAGTGCAATTAAGGATGATGCTTGGATCCAGGGAGAATTCCTTGTG aCTGTGCAGAAGAGAGGAGCTGCTGTGATTGCAGCAAGGAAGTTGAGCAGTGCAATGTCTGCAGCTAAAGCTATTTGCGATCACATGAGAGATTGGTTTTATGGAACGAAaccg CCATGA